TCTCGAGGGCCGGAATCAGCGAGTCGAACTCGTACTCGTTCCACTCGGCCAGTTCGTACTCGGTCTCGTCGACGACCGCCTCGAGGAGGTCGATGTCGAAGCCGACGAGTTCGCCGTCGCGGGTCATCTCGAACGGCTCGAAGCCGGGCGCCGTGCCGGCGATGATCTGGTTGTCGTCGCCGCCGTCGGAGCCGTCGCTTTCGTTGGTTTCCTCGTCGGAGCCGTTCCCGTTTCCGCTCCCGTTGCCGCTGTCGCCGTTCCCGTTCCCGCTCTCGTCGCCGTTGCCGTTCCCGGCGTCCTCGAGACAGCCGGCGAGGCCGGTGACGGTGACGCCTGCGGTTCCGGTCAGTTTCAAGTACGTGCGTCGGTCGAACTGCTCAGTCTCGTCCACCATTGCTCTATGTAATACTACCGAGGAGGTGGTTTAGGTGTTAAGATTCGGTACCGCCGTTTCTGCCCGATCATCCCGAAAAAGAGGGTCGGTGACCCGAATCGTCACCTTTCAGTGACACGATGAGGCCGGCCCGCGTCGCTCGAGGTCGGCACACACTTGTAGGATCGACAAATAGAACCCCGTAGATGGTCGAACCCGCGACGATCGCGACGTTTCTAGTAGCCGCAGTTGCCAGTCTGTTTATGGCGTGGGCGATCGGCGCCGGCTCGAGCGGGTCGACGCCGTTCGCGCCGGCGGTCGGTGCCAACGCGATTTCGGTGATGAAGGCCGGCTTTCTGGTCGGGCTGCTCGGTTTCGTCGGGGCAGTGCTACAGGGTGCAAACGTCTCCGAGGCGGTCGGCGCCGAGTTGATCCAAGGCGTGACGCTCTCTCCGCCGGCGGCAACGATCGCGCTGACGATCGCCGCCGCGCTGGTTGCGATCGGCGTCTTCACAGGATATCCGATTGCGACCGCCTTCACGGTGACCGGGGCGGTCATCGGCGTCGGGCTCGCGATGGGCGGCGGGCCGGCGTGGGCAAAGTACACCGAGATCGCCGCGCTGTGGATCCTGACGCCGTTCGTCGGCGGCGGCCTCGCGTACGGGATCGCCCGCGTGCTCCGCGCCGAACTGATCGACGAGTCGTACCTCATCATGGGGCTTGCTGCCTTCGTCGGCGTCCTCGTCGCCAACATCGAGTTCGCGATCCTCAATCCCGGTCAGGCCGGTGGCGACTCGATCGCCGGCGCGGTCAGTACCATGCTCCCCGGATCGGCGCTCATCGGCAGCGTCGCAATGACGATCGTGATTGCGGCGTTGTGGGCGGGCGTCCTCGCGCTCGACCTCCGCGGGGGCCTCGAGCGCGGCGAGCGCCACTTCCTGCTGGTGCTTGGCGGGTTGGTCGCGTTCTCCGCAGGCGGCAGTCAGGTCGGGCTGGCGGTCGGCCCGCTCATTCCGCTGTCGGGCGACGTTGGGTTGCCCCTCCCTGCCCTCCTCGTGGGCGGTGGCTTCGGCCTCCTGCTGGGCTCGTGGACCGGCGCGCCGCGGATGATCAAGGCGATCTCGCAGGACTACTCCTCGCTGGGACCGCGCCGATCGATCGCCGCGCTGATCCCCTCTTTCATGATCGCCCAGTCGGCGGTCCTCTTTGGCATCCCGGTCTCGTTCAACGAGATCATCGTCAGCGCGATCATCGGCAGCGGCTACGCGGCGGCCGGCGCGGGCGGCGGCGTCAGCGCCCGGAAGATGGCCTACACCGTCCTCGCGTGGATCGGGTCGCTGGCCGGCTCGATCGCGATCTCCTACGCCGGGTTCACCGCTGCCGATATGCTCCTGTTGTGAGGGGGTCGGTTGCCGCCGTCCACCGGTCCGCTATCCACCGCGGCACGTGTGCGAGGACCGAACGGTCTTTACCTGCGCGCTGGCGAATTCCGATATGGACGTGGACGCGGACGCGGACGCCCCGGCCGATCCGGACGACCTGCTCCAGTGGCGACGCGACGCGACGACGTCGCGTTCGATCCGACTCCTGTGGTCGCTCGGCGTCGGCACCTTCTTCGCCGTCATCACGATCATCGTCTTCTGGCGGCTCTACGACCTCACCGGACAGATCGGCGGCCAATCCGTCGTCGTCGCACTGTTCGCGGCGATTCTCGTGACGATCCTCGCGCTCGCCGCGAGCGACGACACCGCCGCACACCTCGAGCGACTCCCGTTCTCGACCCCCTCCGGGACGGCCCTCCAGCGGGCGGCCGACGCCGCACTGGGTGCGATCGCGATGGGTGCGATCATCGTGACGCTGATGGGGATCGGCCGGTACGTCTCGCAGAACAACCTGCTCGGCGACCTCGGCGCGGGACCGTTTACAGGGCTGGCGGCGCTGACGATTCCGCTCGCGCTCGGCGCACTCGTGTGCTCGTCGTTCCTCGAGTCGGTCGGCGCGTTCGACCCCGACGAGGGCGTGCTCTACCTCTACGAACCCGAGCAGGCGATCGACCTCTCGGTGATTCGGAGCGTCTCCACGCGATCGGTCGGCGACGCCGTCGTCGTGTCTCTCGACTACGCCCAGCCCGGCGGGCAGTACGTTGCCGGCCCGCGACGGGTCGTCGTGCCGCCGGCGATCGCCGCCGAGATCGAAGCGTACGTCGACCGGAAAACGAAGCCGCCCGAGGCGTGACGACCGTCCGCCGGATCGAGAGAGGACTGAGAACTGAACTGAACTGAGACCGCTACTCGACCGTACTATCCGTCACGTCGCCGGGCTCGACGTCGTTGTCCGTCGGCTCACCCGCCTCCACTACGTCCGCATCCGGGACCTCCTCGACGTGTTCCTGCTCGAGTTTCGTCAGCCGGGCCATCATGATCCGCGTGTTTTCGACGTCCTCGACGGTGATCCGGACGCCGTCGTAGGTGATCTCCTCGCCCTCCTCGACGAGCCGTCCCGCGCGGTTGAAGATGAAGCCGGCGATGGTCTCGAACTCCTCGCCCTCGGGCAGGTCGATCTCTAAGGCCTCGTTGACGTCCTCGATATTGACCTCGCCGCGAACGAGGACGGTGCGCTCGTCGATCTCCTCGATGGGCTGTTCCTCGCCGCCCTCTAAGATCTCGCCGATGATCTCCTCGACCATGTCCTCCATCGTCACCAGCCCCTCGGTGGTGCCGAACTCGTCGATGACGATGGCCATGTGCATCCGGTTTTCCCGCATCTCGGTCAGGAGTTCGTCGACGTTCTTCGACTCGGGGACGTGCAGCGTCGGCTGGATGAGATCCGCGAGCTCGAGGTCGCCATCGTTGGTTTCGCCGTAGTTGAGATCGCGCACGAGGTCGCGGATGTGGACGACGCCCATCACGTTGTCGAGGCTGCCCTCGTAGACGGGGATGCGGGCGTGACCGCTCTGGATGCAGGTCTCGATGGCCTCGTCGATGCTGGCGTCCTTGGGGACGGCAGTCATGTCCAGCCGCGGGGTCATGACCTCCTTGACGATGGTGTTGTTGAAGCGGAAGATGCGCTGGAGCATCTCGTGTTCGTCCTCCTCTAAGACGCCCTCGCGCTCGCCGGACTCGATCATCTCCTGGATCTCGTCGCGGGTGACGTAGGGGGACTCGATCGCGCCGCTCGAGCCGATGAGCCGGTTGACCTGCCGAGTGAGGTAGTCGAAGACGATAATCAGCGGGTACAGCACGTACTCCGTGACTTTTAGCGGTCTCGAGACGCTGAGCGACCACGATTCGGTGTTTTCGACCGCGTAGGACTTGGGCACGCTCTCGCCGAACAGCAGGACGATCGCCGTCACGCCGAACGTCGAGAGGAGAACCGGCGTCAGGCCGGACTCGAAATACAGGCCGAGGAGTGCGGTCGCGATCGACGACATAGCGATGTTGACGAGGTTGTTCCCGACCAGAATCGTCACCAGCAGGCGGTGCGGGTCGGATTTCAGGGTTTCGACGAGCTCCGCCCGGTCGACGCCCTCCTCGACCATCCCCTCGATTCGGTGTTTCGGCAGGTTGAACATCGCGATCTCCGAGGAGGAGAAGAATCCCGAAAGCGCGATGAGGATGACGATCGTGATGAGTCCGAGAATCGTCACCATCGACCGGTCGATCTCGAGTCCGACCACTGGAGCCTCGAAAGCGGCTAGCACGGCCTCGAGCAGCACAGACAACGCCATTGATGGTATGCATTGGAACCCTATCGGTTAACCGTTTACCATTTCCGAGTTCGCGTCCGCTCCGCGTCCGAATTCACCCGCGTCGATCACCGGCGACGACACGTTTACGCCGCTCGTGGCCGAACGGCCGACCATGTCGAGCACCAGTGCCAGTACCGACGCCAGCACCGGCGACGACCCGCCGATCACGTTCTATCGGCTGCAAGGGTGTCCGTACTGCGAGCGCGTCGCCCGCCTGCTGAACGAGTTCGACCTCGAGTATCAGTCGCGGTTCGTCGAGCCGATGCACTCGAAGCGGAACGTCGTCAAGCGCGTCGCCGGCGTCCGGACGGTGCCGGTCGTCGTCGACGAGAACACCGGCATCACGATGGCGGAGAGCGCGAACATCGTCGAGTACCTCGAGTCGACCTACGGAGGTGAGGCCTGATGCCGGACTTCGAGGTCGTCAAGCTCGGCCCCGCGGACAATCCCGGGACGGGCGAGGAGGCGCCCGACTTCACCCGGCCGCTGGTCAACGACGAGTACTGGGAAAACCGCTCCCTCTCGAAGTTGGCCGCCGACGCGGAGCGGACCATCGTCGTCTTCACCCCGATGACCGGTTCGTTCCTCGCCAAGTACGTCTGGGACGAGATCGACGAGCGCGGCTGGAACGACGCCGACGGAACGCGGGTCGTCGGCGTCACCGCCTCGACCCCCTACGGCGTGAAGCGGTTCCTCGAGGAGAACGGCTACGACGCCGCGCTCTTCGCGGATCCCGGCGCCGACGTCGCCCGCTCCTACGGCGTCGAACACGACCTCGACGGCATGGAAGGCATCACCGAACCCCGGCCCGCCATCTTCGCCGTCGACGAGGAGCTGACCGTCGAGGACGCCTGGGTCGCCACCGACTGGCCCGAGTTCCCCGACTACGACGACCTCGAGGAACGGTTCGGCCTCGAGTAATCTGCGGGTAGCGTCGGTCGAGTTCCGTGCGACGACCATTCCCGCCTTTTCGCGACACTGCGTGACGGTACGCTTTTGCCCGCACCGACGCGAGTAGCGCGTATGAACGCCGACGGATCCGATTCCGAGTTCGAATTCGATTTCGACGGCGACCCCGACGTCGACGCCGAGGCGCTCGAGCGCGCGGCCGAAGCGATCCGCGAGGGCGGCCTCGTGGTCTACCCGACCGAGACCGTCTACGGCCTCGCCGCGGACGCGCTCGATGCCGACGCCGTCAAGCGCGTCTTCGAGGTGAAGGGACGGGACCGCTCGAAGCCCGTCTCGCTGGCAGTGCCGACGTTCGAGACGGCGATCGAGGCAGGGTATATCGAGGCGACCGAGCGCGAGCGCGCGTTCGCCGAGGAGTTCCTGCCGGGGCCCGTCACGGTCCTCTGCGAGCGCCGCGAGGTCGTCCCGGACGTGCTGACCGCGGGCGGCGAGCAGGTCGGCATTCGAGTTCCCGACTGCGAACCCGCCATGGCCTTGCTCGCGGCCGCCGAGCGACCGATCACGTCGACCAGCGCCAACGTCAGCGGCGAGCCCAGCGCCCGCACGGTCGAAGAGATCGGCCAACAGGTGCGAGACGAGGCCGTCGTCCTCGACGGCGGCGAGACGCAGGGCACCGAGAGCACCGTCGTCGACCTCTCGACGGGGACGATCCACCGCCGCGGCGCGCTGGCCGACGAAATCGAAGCGTGGCTCGAGGAGACGGCGGCGTAAGCGCAAACGCGCCAAAGTAACGCGTCGAAGGCTCGAGACCGGCGTTTCGAGGTCGGAACGGTGAGTGAGAAGCGGAAGTGAGAGAGGGGAAGAGGAAGGCGAGCGCAGCGGAGGCGGAAACCGCAGACAGCGAGCGACGGGAGTCGGGTTATTCGGAGTAGTACTGTTCGGCGGCGACGGTGTGCTCGGAGCGACGGCGGTCGACCCAGCGCGAGAGATCGTGGGCGAACAGCGCGGCCGAGGTCCGGAACTGGTGGGAAGCCGGCGAGCGGAACAGGGCGATCAGCGACCACATCGTCCCCGCGGCGAACGCGCCGGCGGCGGAGAAGGTCATCTCGAGGGTG
The DNA window shown above is from Halopiger xanaduensis SH-6 and carries:
- a CDS encoding inorganic phosphate transporter, encoding MVEPATIATFLVAAVASLFMAWAIGAGSSGSTPFAPAVGANAISVMKAGFLVGLLGFVGAVLQGANVSEAVGAELIQGVTLSPPAATIALTIAAALVAIGVFTGYPIATAFTVTGAVIGVGLAMGGGPAWAKYTEIAALWILTPFVGGGLAYGIARVLRAELIDESYLIMGLAAFVGVLVANIEFAILNPGQAGGDSIAGAVSTMLPGSALIGSVAMTIVIAALWAGVLALDLRGGLERGERHFLLVLGGLVAFSAGGSQVGLAVGPLIPLSGDVGLPLPALLVGGGFGLLLGSWTGAPRMIKAISQDYSSLGPRRSIAALIPSFMIAQSAVLFGIPVSFNEIIVSAIIGSGYAAAGAGGGVSARKMAYTVLAWIGSLAGSIAISYAGFTAADMLLL
- a CDS encoding hemolysin family protein, producing MALSVLLEAVLAAFEAPVVGLEIDRSMVTILGLITIVILIALSGFFSSSEIAMFNLPKHRIEGMVEEGVDRAELVETLKSDPHRLLVTILVGNNLVNIAMSSIATALLGLYFESGLTPVLLSTFGVTAIVLLFGESVPKSYAVENTESWSLSVSRPLKVTEYVLYPLIIVFDYLTRQVNRLIGSSGAIESPYVTRDEIQEMIESGEREGVLEEDEHEMLQRIFRFNNTIVKEVMTPRLDMTAVPKDASIDEAIETCIQSGHARIPVYEGSLDNVMGVVHIRDLVRDLNYGETNDGDLELADLIQPTLHVPESKNVDELLTEMRENRMHMAIVIDEFGTTEGLVTMEDMVEEIIGEILEGGEEQPIEEIDERTVLVRGEVNIEDVNEALEIDLPEGEEFETIAGFIFNRAGRLVEEGEEITYDGVRITVEDVENTRIMMARLTKLEQEHVEEVPDADVVEAGEPTDNDVEPGDVTDSTVE
- a CDS encoding glutaredoxin family protein — translated: MSSTSASTDASTGDDPPITFYRLQGCPYCERVARLLNEFDLEYQSRFVEPMHSKRNVVKRVAGVRTVPVVVDENTGITMAESANIVEYLESTYGGEA
- a CDS encoding redoxin domain-containing protein — its product is MPDFEVVKLGPADNPGTGEEAPDFTRPLVNDEYWENRSLSKLAADAERTIVVFTPMTGSFLAKYVWDEIDERGWNDADGTRVVGVTASTPYGVKRFLEENGYDAALFADPGADVARSYGVEHDLDGMEGITEPRPAIFAVDEELTVEDAWVATDWPEFPDYDDLEERFGLE
- a CDS encoding L-threonylcarbamoyladenylate synthase; its protein translation is MNADGSDSEFEFDFDGDPDVDAEALERAAEAIREGGLVVYPTETVYGLAADALDADAVKRVFEVKGRDRSKPVSLAVPTFETAIEAGYIEATERERAFAEEFLPGPVTVLCERREVVPDVLTAGGEQVGIRVPDCEPAMALLAAAERPITSTSANVSGEPSARTVEEIGQQVRDEAVVLDGGETQGTESTVVDLSTGTIHRRGALADEIEAWLEETAA